One Thalassotalea hakodatensis DNA segment encodes these proteins:
- a CDS encoding PKD domain-containing protein, translating into MNLNKIILLVLYFSSLHTLAATIETNNKLTNKVKEKPLTVKEVSLSKQLSSKKHKKRSASTNKENLTSHQVCAIDDNGQDWNKLQTLLSKELKKESLSRKLKSKKLRSLANVSYDDNGVNGRYYIPVVFHIYGEEFNCSDESQACLTDEKIQDALRRTNEDFLGTNTQDGPIDPLFMAIRGYPNIEFVLAKKDPSGQVSNGIVRHSRNQKGYGNGSGFDAEIASDAWDNYKYMNVYIMKDLYDDGSTSNSGVAWYPESSMSDKNLSRVVYNGLYVGDNTDENFRSVLTHEFGHWLNLPHTFAGDTCSLENETFCSLTGDRSCDTPQMSLSSDMYDNSLNCLGKKTNTENFMHYTSNYAMFTQDQVKRITAALHSPMRNTLWSNSNLVATGLEQFTSNSERYWDGVSGIDTAPSGDVIASQHNLSGIKGDVDNYQINIPTGTEAVGFYLSGYKEDPDMYASLGKVSAKDSDGNWDADYISFEAAGTPEFIGVLSPSTTKPYYITIDAFSDYNNANLDAIGVDDPLLAEGSKRHHVFIQPDIWSPKGKAPKQFSFQIPQNVEKTVIVLAGKYGGDPDMYVSVDKPVVINQELDDCVPFSAAKLAEYCEFDRGGKMNVLIDPFAEYWESTLHVYYETKDQSNQPPIAITPPNYRAVVEHEVHFKGNSSIDVDGSIESYLWDFGDGQTSTEINPIHNYANIGDYSVSLTITDNEGISASTTSIASITLLNPDDETLCENCNRVYLAEEIGLSAEAGDAPRHYQFLIPDAASLVAIEIVGGSSGDPDLHVSRNQEVSLTNYDCRPWEGPGAAEVCHFREGGVYNVMIDPAGTYSDVTFKAYYDIRNDADNSLPNQLPIAKIESIGDAYAGGLTSLIGDSSSDPDGNIVSYLWDFGDGNTSTDANPQHTYQVFGKYQPMLTVKDNNGAEASTSIDINILVAGDMDADGDVDKVDLQNFILALRRGENLDRAFDLNKDGRVNNRDVRYFKAICSYANCSNIAPQSQEPLVNITLPDSVVVNQHASFNSEQSIADPSDRYSYIDSYQWSFGDGATSSDKNPIHIFSSVGSYDVSLTLVNNNGLTSTHIETIHVAYPPLEDSCNDQVPAEGNTLENGEISCVTGDKTRFDFTIPENDRHQSLALTIGFAEGDFKVYYKNGGWPSIGSEIYDSMLEANKNGCLFIDLQAGMNYWSYIQITGDVSGATIVADFDTQGCRSLVE; encoded by the coding sequence GTGAATTTAAATAAAATTATCTTGTTAGTTTTATATTTTAGTTCGTTGCACACACTAGCAGCTACAATTGAAACTAATAATAAATTAACAAATAAAGTTAAAGAAAAGCCTCTTACGGTTAAAGAGGTGAGTCTTTCAAAGCAGTTGTCGAGTAAAAAACACAAAAAAAGATCAGCTTCTACTAATAAAGAAAATCTAACCTCACATCAAGTTTGTGCTATCGATGACAACGGGCAAGATTGGAATAAACTACAAACGCTTCTGAGTAAAGAACTTAAAAAAGAATCGTTGTCTAGAAAACTCAAGTCGAAGAAATTAAGATCTCTAGCAAATGTTTCCTATGATGACAACGGGGTAAACGGTCGCTATTACATTCCTGTTGTTTTCCATATTTATGGCGAAGAATTTAATTGTTCAGATGAAAGCCAAGCTTGCTTAACGGACGAAAAGATACAAGATGCGCTAAGACGAACGAATGAAGATTTTTTAGGGACTAATACGCAAGATGGACCTATTGATCCCTTATTTATGGCGATCAGAGGTTATCCAAATATTGAATTTGTTCTTGCTAAAAAAGATCCATCAGGTCAAGTATCTAACGGTATAGTTCGCCACTCACGAAATCAAAAAGGCTATGGCAACGGCTCCGGTTTTGATGCGGAAATAGCATCAGATGCTTGGGATAACTATAAATACATGAACGTGTATATCATGAAAGATTTATACGATGATGGCTCAACGAGTAATTCAGGTGTTGCCTGGTATCCGGAGTCATCTATGAGTGATAAGAACCTCTCTCGTGTTGTCTATAATGGATTATATGTCGGTGACAATACAGATGAAAATTTTCGCTCTGTGCTTACCCATGAATTTGGTCATTGGTTAAACCTTCCTCATACCTTTGCTGGTGACACTTGTTCATTAGAAAACGAAACGTTTTGTAGTCTTACAGGAGATAGAAGCTGTGATACTCCTCAAATGTCTCTTAGCTCTGACATGTATGATAACTCTTTAAATTGTTTAGGTAAAAAAACCAATACAGAGAATTTTATGCATTATACCAGTAACTATGCGATGTTTACTCAAGATCAGGTAAAACGTATAACAGCTGCACTTCATAGTCCAATGCGTAACACTCTATGGTCTAATAGCAATTTAGTTGCTACAGGGCTTGAACAGTTTACAAGTAACTCTGAGCGTTATTGGGATGGTGTATCAGGTATAGATACAGCACCAAGCGGCGATGTTATCGCGAGTCAGCATAACCTTTCAGGTATAAAAGGTGATGTTGATAATTATCAAATAAACATACCAACGGGTACAGAAGCTGTCGGCTTTTATCTATCTGGCTATAAAGAAGATCCAGATATGTATGCTTCGTTAGGTAAAGTCTCTGCAAAAGATAGTGATGGTAACTGGGATGCTGATTATATTTCATTCGAAGCAGCAGGTACTCCCGAATTTATTGGTGTTTTATCGCCGAGTACAACAAAACCTTATTATATCACTATTGATGCATTTTCTGATTACAACAATGCAAACTTAGACGCGATAGGTGTTGATGATCCACTATTAGCTGAAGGGAGTAAGCGCCATCATGTTTTTATACAACCTGATATTTGGTCACCAAAGGGAAAAGCGCCTAAACAGTTTTCTTTTCAGATCCCACAAAATGTAGAAAAGACAGTAATTGTATTAGCGGGTAAGTATGGTGGTGATCCTGATATGTACGTTAGTGTCGACAAGCCTGTTGTGATTAACCAAGAGTTAGATGATTGCGTACCATTTAGCGCTGCTAAACTAGCAGAATATTGTGAGTTTGATCGTGGTGGTAAAATGAATGTACTCATTGATCCTTTTGCAGAGTATTGGGAAAGTACATTACATGTTTATTATGAAACTAAGGATCAATCAAATCAGCCGCCTATAGCAATTACTCCGCCAAACTATAGAGCTGTGGTTGAGCATGAGGTTCACTTTAAAGGAAATAGCTCAATAGATGTTGACGGCAGTATTGAAAGCTATCTGTGGGATTTTGGTGATGGTCAAACGAGCACCGAAATTAATCCTATTCATAATTATGCAAATATTGGCGATTACTCGGTCAGTTTAACGATTACTGACAACGAAGGTATTTCTGCTTCCACGACATCGATAGCTAGCATCACGCTGTTAAATCCAGATGATGAGACTTTATGTGAAAATTGTAATCGTGTGTATTTAGCAGAAGAGATTGGCTTATCAGCAGAAGCAGGAGATGCGCCTAGACATTATCAATTTCTTATTCCTGATGCTGCGTCATTAGTTGCTATTGAGATTGTTGGTGGCTCTTCTGGAGATCCCGATTTACATGTTAGTAGAAACCAAGAGGTGTCGCTAACTAATTATGATTGTCGACCATGGGAAGGTCCAGGGGCTGCTGAGGTTTGTCATTTCAGAGAAGGTGGTGTGTATAATGTTATGATAGACCCTGCAGGTACCTATAGTGACGTTACTTTTAAAGCTTACTATGATATTCGCAATGATGCTGATAACTCTTTACCTAATCAATTACCTATCGCCAAAATTGAAAGTATTGGAGATGCTTATGCAGGTGGTTTAACCTCACTAATTGGTGATAGCTCTAGTGATCCTGATGGTAATATTGTTAGTTACTTATGGGACTTTGGTGACGGCAATACATCAACCGATGCAAACCCACAACACACTTACCAAGTCTTTGGAAAGTATCAGCCTATGTTAACTGTTAAAGATAATAATGGTGCTGAAGCGTCGACAAGTATTGATATTAACATTTTAGTTGCCGGCGATATGGATGCAGATGGTGATGTTGATAAAGTTGATTTACAAAATTTTATTCTTGCGTTGCGTCGAGGTGAAAACTTAGACCGTGCGTTTGACCTCAATAAAGATGGCCGCGTTAATAACAGAGATGTTCGCTATTTCAAAGCAATATGTTCATATGCAAATTGTTCTAATATTGCGCCTCAATCTCAGGAGCCTTTGGTTAATATAACACTACCCGATTCTGTGGTTGTTAATCAACACGCTAGCTTTAATAGTGAACAATCAATAGCGGATCCAAGCGATAGATACAGTTATATTGATAGCTATCAATGGAGCTTTGGTGATGGCGCGACAAGTTCAGATAAAAATCCGATTCATATCTTTAGTTCGGTTGGTAGTTATGATGTTTCGCTAACTTTAGTGAATAACAACGGACTAACTTCTACTCATATTGAAACTATACATGTAGCTTATCCACCACTAGAAGATAGCTGTAATGATCAGGTTCCTGCTGAGGGAAATACATTAGAAAACGGTGAAATAAGTTGCGTCACTGGTGATAAAACACGTTTTGACTTTACGATTCCAGAAAATGATCGTCATCAATCCTTAGCGTTAACTATTGGTTTCGCAGAAGGTGATTTTAAAGTGTATTACAAAAATGGTGGCTGGCCTTCGATTGGTTCAGAGATATATGATTCTATGCTTGAAGCGAATAAAAATGGATGTTTGTTCATCGATTTACAAGCAGGAATGAATTACTGGAGTTACATTCAGATCACTGGAGATGTCTCAGGGGCAACTATTGTAGCTGATTTTGATACCCAAGGTTGTCGATCTTTAGTTGAATAA
- the pyrD gene encoding quinone-dependent dihydroorotate dehydrogenase, translating into MFYSAIRKVLFQMDPETTHDFTIKALKNTGASLLNFPYKQTVSEKPVQVMGIHFPNPCGLAAGLDKNGECIRAFDDMGFGFVEVGTVTPRPQPGNEKPRIFRLEQANAIINRMGFNNKGVDYLVDQVRKAKFRGVLGINIGKNKDTPEENAKDDYIHCMRKVYNFATYITVNISSPNTPGLRELQYGDALNALLSALKAEQLSLARQFDKYVPIAVKIAPDLTEEEIHSIAECLIANEIDGVIATNTTLAREEVSHLAHGNEAGGLSGTPVKDKSTEVIRILAKALDNKLPIIGVGGISSGQDAKDKIEAGAKLVQVYTGFIYQGPELVKDIVREL; encoded by the coding sequence ATGTTTTATTCAGCGATCCGTAAAGTATTATTTCAAATGGACCCCGAAACAACACATGACTTTACGATTAAAGCACTGAAAAACACGGGTGCATCACTATTAAATTTTCCTTATAAACAAACAGTATCAGAAAAGCCGGTACAAGTGATGGGTATTCATTTTCCAAACCCTTGTGGCTTAGCCGCAGGCCTAGATAAAAATGGTGAGTGTATCCGTGCGTTTGATGATATGGGCTTTGGTTTTGTTGAAGTAGGCACGGTAACGCCTAGACCACAACCGGGTAATGAGAAACCAAGAATATTCAGACTTGAACAAGCAAATGCCATTATTAATCGTATGGGCTTTAATAACAAAGGCGTTGATTACTTAGTTGATCAAGTGAGAAAAGCTAAATTCCGTGGTGTTTTAGGCATTAATATTGGGAAAAATAAAGATACACCCGAAGAAAATGCGAAAGATGATTACATTCACTGTATGCGTAAAGTGTATAATTTTGCGACGTATATTACGGTAAACATTTCATCGCCTAACACGCCTGGGTTACGTGAACTTCAATATGGAGATGCGCTAAATGCCTTGTTATCAGCGTTAAAAGCGGAACAGTTATCATTGGCTCGTCAGTTTGATAAATATGTGCCTATCGCCGTTAAAATTGCTCCTGACTTAACTGAAGAAGAAATACATTCCATTGCTGAGTGTTTAATCGCCAATGAAATTGATGGTGTTATTGCTACCAACACCACACTCGCTCGTGAAGAAGTTTCTCATTTAGCACATGGCAACGAAGCAGGGGGGTTAAGTGGCACTCCTGTTAAAGACAAAAGCACAGAAGTCATTCGTATATTAGCAAAAGCGCTAGATAATAAATTACCCATAATAGGGGTTGGCGGCATTAGTAGTGGCCAAGATGCAAAAGATAAAATTGAAGCCGGTGCAAAGCTAGTACAAGTTTATACCGGTTTTATTTACCAAGGGCCAGAGCTTGTTAAAGATATTGTTCGCGAATTGTGA
- a CDS encoding NAD-glutamate dehydrogenase, which translates to MALVDGLPSVILSNVAQLIQQKVPADTAPLVEQFAELLYNNISHKDLAHRNDSDMYGATLSLWNSLNGHKDKKPVIKVFNPQVSKNGWKSSHTIIEIIVSDMPFLVDSVRIALTRLGLSPHLMINNPIKLVRDKSGNITKLSSSSNKRFKATSTETVFFIEIDRQSEQSDLDTIADELRSVVDDIVITVADWQPMTTKLKDVIQRTEKAKLPCSDEEKSESLAFLKWILDNNFTLLGYRSYDVKSLKGDMALSADDETSLGLMKNSKGTKERLLSKLSESAREIALGDNLLILTKTNSRSRVHRPALLDYIGIKRFDAKGNVIGEERFLGLFGSAYYTNSALELPLIKSKVQAVCEDSGYAKDTHAYKTLINILETYPRDEILQSRPEELLKNVLGIFQMQERDYSGLFIRRDAFDRFYSCMVYVRRERYNTALRVQTQKLLQKAFDSDEEVEFTTFFSESPQARTHYTVRVNSTKADINVKELENNLNQAARSWDDKLADALNSHKGEEKGKALSRKYVSFPQAYKDEVLPGSAIVDIEKLEAVSGNNKLEMLFYQPQEEKADSNFVKLKLFHTGEPLHLSDVLPMLENFGLRVIGESPYAVRAADGEMCWILDFSMLLTGDGAFSLEKVQTLFQDAFSKVWTGKLEDDGFNRLILGAQLAGREVSILRAYAKYERQIGGTFSQNYIEDTFARYPNIAELLLKLFELRFEPKGKQNPKTIAKLLEEIESSLDNVANLDDDRIIRRFVEMINATIRTNYFQPDDNGEEKPYISFKITPSVISDIPQPVPAFEIFVYSPQVEGVHLRGGKVARGGLRWSDRREDFRTEVLGLVKAQQVKNTVIVPVGAKGGFVCKQLPTGDRNEIFEAGKECYRTFIRGLLDITDNIIQGEVIPPSNVVRHDEDDPYLVVAADKGTATFSDIANGISEEYNFWMGDAFASGGSVGYDHKGMGITARGAWESVKRHFREMDIDCQTTDFTVIGVGDMAGDVFGNGMLLSKHIRLQAAFNHMHIFIDPSPDAASSYKERERLFNLPGCTWEDYNKKLISEGGGIFNRSAKSIKLTPQIKKMIGTQKQSMSPIELIQTILKMKVDLLWNGGIGTYVKGSKESHIEVGDRANDGLRVDGNELRAKVVGEGGNLGLTQLGRIEYAANGGRINTDSVDNVGGVDCSDNEVNIKILLNGLVQNGDLTLKQRNQLLFDMTDDVSDLVIKDCYRQTHSISITEMRGSTQLKEQSRFINALERTGKLNRSLEFIPNDEEIADRLAQGKGLTRPELSVLLAYSKMVLKEDLVCPEITENPYHDRLLIEAFPDDLQDKYREQMQEHPLRAEIIATNLANNIGNDMGFNFVHRMSDETGASVAEIANCYTMASEVFELSSYWEQIGNLDNKISTMVQTEMLFQLRRTVRRATRWFLRHRNKSMDIAQTIKFFRSTFDVMSENLNDFLIEDEVEMLKRVENDLVNAGAPKNVARRVSQLSTLFSAMDLADLIEQDGRPISLISHLYFKLGARLDLHWFLDQINKQPVSNHWQALARASFREELDWQQRALTGVILRTDEKCEDVEALLDSWFDAYEQPLSRWQHILDDFRIGQTHEFAKFSVALRELMLLSLNCDPTK; encoded by the coding sequence ATGGCGTTAGTAGATGGTTTACCCTCAGTGATACTTTCGAACGTAGCACAGTTAATACAGCAAAAAGTTCCTGCAGACACCGCTCCTTTAGTTGAGCAGTTTGCTGAACTGTTATATAACAATATTTCTCATAAAGATTTAGCGCATCGAAACGATAGCGATATGTACGGTGCAACATTAAGTCTTTGGAACTCTCTGAATGGGCATAAGGATAAAAAACCTGTTATTAAGGTGTTTAATCCTCAAGTGTCTAAAAATGGTTGGAAATCAAGCCATACCATTATTGAAATTATTGTCAGTGACATGCCTTTTTTGGTTGACTCTGTTCGTATTGCTCTTACCCGTTTAGGGTTATCGCCACACTTGATGATTAATAATCCAATTAAGCTAGTGAGAGATAAAAGCGGTAATATTACCAAGCTAAGCTCATCTTCAAATAAGCGTTTTAAAGCAACCTCGACAGAAACCGTTTTCTTTATTGAAATTGATAGACAAAGTGAGCAATCTGACCTTGATACTATTGCAGATGAATTACGATCAGTTGTCGACGATATTGTTATAACAGTTGCTGACTGGCAACCAATGACAACTAAACTTAAAGATGTTATTCAACGCACTGAAAAAGCCAAACTACCTTGTTCAGATGAAGAAAAGTCTGAAAGTTTGGCGTTTTTAAAATGGATTTTAGATAACAACTTTACCCTATTAGGTTATCGTTCCTATGATGTTAAATCCTTAAAAGGAGACATGGCGTTATCTGCTGATGATGAAACTAGTCTCGGCCTGATGAAAAACTCTAAAGGTACTAAAGAACGGCTGCTTTCAAAGTTAAGTGAATCTGCTCGTGAAATTGCTTTAGGTGATAACTTACTTATTTTAACCAAAACAAATTCTCGCTCACGAGTACATCGCCCAGCGTTGCTTGATTACATCGGTATCAAACGCTTCGATGCAAAAGGTAATGTAATAGGTGAAGAGCGCTTTCTTGGTTTATTTGGCTCTGCATACTATACCAATAGTGCGTTGGAGCTACCCTTAATTAAATCTAAAGTACAAGCAGTATGTGAAGACTCCGGTTATGCGAAAGATACACATGCTTATAAAACCTTGATTAATATTTTAGAAACATATCCACGAGATGAAATATTACAATCGCGCCCAGAAGAATTATTGAAAAACGTGTTAGGCATTTTTCAAATGCAAGAACGTGATTATTCAGGTTTGTTTATTCGAAGAGATGCATTCGATCGTTTTTATTCTTGTATGGTTTACGTGCGTAGAGAACGTTACAACACGGCATTACGTGTGCAAACTCAAAAACTTCTTCAAAAAGCCTTTGATAGTGATGAAGAAGTAGAGTTTACAACATTTTTCTCTGAGTCACCTCAGGCAAGAACACACTACACTGTGCGAGTCAATTCAACAAAAGCAGATATTAACGTGAAAGAACTTGAAAATAACTTGAATCAAGCAGCGCGTAGCTGGGATGATAAACTAGCTGATGCCTTAAATTCGCATAAAGGTGAAGAAAAAGGTAAAGCACTTAGCCGCAAATATGTCAGTTTTCCTCAAGCATATAAAGATGAAGTATTGCCAGGTTCTGCAATTGTTGATATTGAAAAACTAGAAGCAGTTTCAGGCAACAACAAGTTAGAAATGCTTTTTTACCAACCGCAAGAAGAAAAAGCAGACAGCAATTTTGTTAAACTAAAACTATTCCATACTGGTGAGCCATTGCACTTATCTGACGTGCTTCCAATGCTAGAAAACTTTGGTTTACGTGTGATTGGTGAAAGTCCGTATGCTGTTCGTGCAGCAGACGGTGAAATGTGTTGGATATTAGACTTTTCGATGTTATTAACAGGTGATGGTGCTTTTAGTTTAGAGAAAGTACAAACCTTGTTCCAAGATGCATTTTCAAAAGTGTGGACGGGTAAACTTGAAGATGACGGTTTTAACCGATTAATCTTAGGCGCACAATTGGCCGGTCGTGAAGTCTCTATTTTACGTGCCTATGCAAAGTATGAACGTCAAATTGGTGGTACGTTTAGCCAAAACTATATTGAAGATACGTTTGCGCGTTATCCAAATATAGCCGAGCTATTGCTTAAACTTTTCGAGTTGCGTTTTGAGCCTAAAGGTAAACAAAACCCTAAAACAATTGCTAAGTTATTAGAAGAAATTGAATCATCACTTGATAACGTTGCAAACTTAGATGATGACCGCATTATTCGTCGTTTCGTTGAAATGATCAATGCGACTATTCGAACTAATTACTTCCAACCTGATGATAATGGCGAAGAAAAACCTTACATTTCATTTAAAATTACACCAAGTGTTATTTCAGATATACCACAACCCGTACCTGCGTTTGAAATATTCGTATATTCTCCACAAGTAGAAGGTGTTCATTTACGAGGTGGTAAAGTAGCGCGTGGTGGCTTACGTTGGTCAGACAGACGTGAAGATTTCCGTACCGAAGTGCTGGGCTTAGTGAAAGCACAGCAAGTTAAAAATACTGTCATAGTTCCCGTGGGTGCAAAAGGTGGTTTTGTTTGTAAACAACTCCCTACAGGTGATCGAAATGAAATATTTGAAGCTGGTAAGGAATGTTACCGCACCTTTATCCGCGGCTTATTAGACATTACCGATAATATTATTCAAGGGGAAGTCATTCCTCCATCGAATGTTGTACGTCATGACGAAGATGACCCGTATTTAGTTGTTGCCGCTGATAAAGGCACAGCAACATTTTCTGACATTGCTAACGGTATTTCAGAAGAATATAACTTTTGGATGGGGGATGCTTTCGCTTCAGGTGGCAGTGTTGGTTACGACCATAAAGGCATGGGCATTACCGCTAGAGGCGCGTGGGAATCTGTTAAACGTCATTTCCGTGAAATGGATATTGACTGTCAAACAACAGATTTTACCGTCATTGGTGTAGGAGATATGGCTGGTGATGTGTTTGGTAATGGTATGTTGCTTTCTAAGCATATTCGATTACAAGCGGCCTTCAACCATATGCATATCTTTATAGATCCGTCACCTGATGCGGCAAGTTCATATAAAGAGCGTGAAAGATTATTTAATTTACCAGGTTGCACTTGGGAAGATTACAATAAGAAACTTATTTCAGAAGGTGGGGGGATTTTCAATCGCTCTGCTAAATCGATAAAGCTAACGCCACAAATTAAGAAAATGATAGGTACTCAAAAGCAGAGTATGTCGCCTATTGAGTTGATCCAAACCATTTTAAAAATGAAAGTAGATTTATTATGGAATGGTGGCATTGGTACCTATGTTAAGGGAAGTAAAGAGTCTCACATTGAAGTAGGTGATCGTGCAAATGATGGCTTACGTGTAGATGGTAATGAACTACGCGCTAAAGTAGTAGGAGAGGGTGGTAACCTTGGTTTAACCCAACTTGGTCGAATTGAATATGCTGCTAATGGTGGCCGTATTAACACTGACTCTGTCGATAATGTCGGTGGTGTTGATTGTTCAGATAACGAAGTTAACATTAAAATCTTATTAAATGGTTTAGTACAAAACGGTGATTTAACATTAAAGCAACGTAATCAATTGCTATTTGATATGACTGATGATGTATCTGACCTTGTTATTAAAGACTGTTACCGTCAAACACATTCAATCTCAATTACCGAAATGAGAGGTTCTACACAACTTAAAGAACAATCTCGTTTTATTAATGCACTGGAACGTACAGGCAAATTAAACCGCTCATTAGAGTTTATTCCAAATGACGAAGAAATTGCCGATCGTTTAGCACAAGGTAAAGGGTTAACAAGACCAGAGCTTTCAGTGTTACTTGCCTATAGTAAAATGGTGTTAAAAGAAGATCTTGTTTGTCCTGAGATCACTGAAAACCCGTATCATGATCGTTTATTAATTGAAGCATTTCCTGATGATTTACAAGATAAATATCGTGAACAAATGCAAGAGCATCCATTACGCGCTGAAATCATTGCGACTAATTTAGCGAATAATATCGGTAACGACATGGGCTTTAATTTTGTTCACCGTATGAGTGATGAAACGGGTGCATCTGTTGCTGAAATTGCAAATTGTTATACGATGGCCAGTGAAGTGTTTGAGCTTTCTTCTTATTGGGAACAAATTGGTAATTTAGATAATAAGATCTCTACCATGGTCCAAACTGAAATGCTTTTTCAGTTAAGAAGAACAGTACGTCGTGCAACCAGATGGTTTTTACGTCACCGCAATAAATCAATGGATATTGCTCAAACAATTAAATTTTTCCGTTCTACGTTTGATGTCATGTCAGAAAATTTAAATGACTTCTTAATTGAAGATGAAGTTGAGATGTTAAAACGTGTTGAAAACGACTTGGTCAATGCTGGAGCACCTAAAAATGTCGCTCGAAGAGTATCGCAATTAAGTACGTTATTCTCTGCGATGGACTTAGCTGATTTGATTGAACAAGACGGCAGACCAATTAGCTTAATTTCTCACTTATACTTTAAATTAGGTGCGCGTTTAGATTTACATTGGTTCTTAGATCAAATTAATAAACAGCCAGTTTCAAACCATTGGCAAGCACTAGCTCGAGCTTCATTTAGAGAAGAGCTAGATTGGCAGCAACGTGCTTTAACGGGTGTTATTTTACGTACTGATGAAAAATGTGAAGATGTTGAAGCTTTGTTAGATTCTTGGTTTGATGCTTATGAGCAACCATTATCTCGCTGGCAACACATTCTTGACGATTTCAGAATTGGGCAAACTCACGAGTTTGCAAAATTTTCAGTCGCGCTACGAGAGTTAATGCTACTTAGTTTAAATTGTGATCCAACGAAATAA